The genomic region GCAAGCTGTCTCCATTCCAGGATGGGTTCAACTTCAAAGCTGTAACATTTTTCTCCCCCCAAGTCAGCACCTTATCATTCTTAGCTTCATCATCCAGAGGCATTCCAAAGTGCCTAAAAATTAGGGTCATCAGCTTCCCATGAGGCACACTGGAGGTTGACATGATGGGCTTGGTTGCCTTAAACCTATTGTTGATGATCCCACAAGTAGTTGTTTCGAGACTTGAAGTTCCACCAAACTCTTGGAAAACAATATGTTGGAAGGAATGACTTCATTAGAATCCACTTCTTCTTCCATCTTTGTGGCGATGGTGATCAtagattctttctttctttcttttttactttagtagaatatgtgattttgatttcttcaattcattttctacacattttttttcttgttaacgAGTTTCCTTTGCCTTATATTGCATTTGAATGTTCATTTTAAGCATCATCTTTCTCTGTTTATAGATCCAGGATCAAATTTTGGTGTTCCTCAAGCATCATTTTTTGTTGCATGAGCATTTGTATGAGCTCTATTAGTTGTATACTCATGAATGCCACATTTTCTTCCATTCTTGGTGAGGTTGTGGCTTCTTTCATAGGTGAAGAATGTGTTGCTATTGCTAAAGCTTTTTTGCTTTGTATACTCACCATAACAAAGATCCACGAGCAATGGATCCTTTTATCTAGAGAATCGATGATTCACACAGACAGCACCTTTGTTACGGTGTAggatataaaatatgatttgtcTTGTGCAGCGTAGGATAGAATgaaaggagaagaaagagaCAAAGAAAGAGATTGAGATTTTAGAGATCTAGTGTAGTCAAGTGTGGATGTCTGAATCCCCGGTATGGTTACAAGATGTCTATTTATAGTGTTGTTATCATGGCTGTAATAATCACATGAcatattttatgtatttgtaTTTGATCTCTATCCAGGATTGTTATTGGAGATGGGAATAGATCGGGTCATCGACAAGGACCTATGGTCTgaactattaataaaaaatataagtttggattttttaaaaaaacttatttaattaaataggttagacttaaatttataaaaaaaactattaaacttTATAAGTCGACATgtttattcatttatatataatgaaaaattaatgtatatatattatacttttatatttaatattttaataatttaataatcttgtatcataaataaaataaatatttgagatAAAAAGATCTTTAAGTAAGCTAATAGATCTATTTACCTAAAGTTTGATTTAACTCATTTTTACCCCAAACTTAtttgtaataaatttattacaaGTCAGCTAAGGTGTCTTTTACTTGTGTGGCTGTTGGATTTGTAGTCAGCTCATTATCCTTTAGTTGACCAATACTTGTAAATTTAATATTCActaataaattattacaaaatagtcTATAACGTGAACTTAGTTAATggagaatttaaaattagtctaaaaaaaattataagtgacTGTACATCAAACTCTTTAATAACGTTACTTAAaaagagactaaaataaaaacaaaagtctttcaagactaaaatcaaaacaaatttgtttaaagaactaaaaaaaataagaccaaaagttatttaattttttttctgctCTGATTTCCACCCTCTCGTCCAAGCACGTTACTTATTGCTACTGTTCCCGAAGCATTCGGAATTCAACTTCAATTTCAGTTTTGTTCCACATTTTCTAACCTTTGAGCAATTGAATTCAAGCATTGCGCACAGCTTCAAAGGGGCACTCTCTATTTTTTCATAACCCTAACGTAGATTAACCGAACCCCTCATCTTTTAATCTGCATCCGTTTCCACCATGACTGATTCTGACGCCAATCACAATGACCCATCTCTCGATACCGATGCTGAGGCACCCAATGGTAATGCCTTCTTAGTTATTCACCTTAATTATGATTTACATGCTtcaatttatgtattttgttttcCTCATCGATCAACGTTATTAGAGAATTtagtttttcacaaaaaaaaaaaaaattgagtttaatCATAGTGGGATAAGTGCTTTTGTTATTGACTCACTACGTGTTCAgtatattgaaaataaaccaTTAATTTGGTTCCTCAAGCATTGTTTTCTCTAGTAAGTTGTCTCTGAAGGAATGAAATTATATAAGTAATCTCTTAAGAATTGAATACCCATCAGTTTAGTTCCTAAGCTGATATATTTTACTAATGTGCAGAGACTACGTTAAAGGGTTTTTCAATATTTGGGGGATTACTTAgcacaatttttattatttagggaattacttttataatttttttactttaagaaccatttagaagagagGGTAATACTTCAGGGATGGAATTGAGGGTTTATTGAATAatctttgatattttaatttttaagacttttttttattacttttgatGCCTTGATCTAGAATGTTACGTCTTCAATAGGCGTGTGTTTTGGAATTTGGAAAATACAGACCCAATTTAGTTCATTTTTCTGTATGTGATTTAGATGTAGAAGATGATGTCAAGTTGAGGTCTAGGGACCAAAGACTGGCTCTGCCAGGTGAGCCCAAGTGTATTATATGTGGCCGCTACGGTGAATACATATGTGATGAAACTGATGATGATGTTTGCAGTTTGGAGTGCAAACAAGCACTGCTTTGCAGGATTGCCAAATCGTTGTCTCCACCACCTAAAACGATTCCTGCAGCTGATGAGTGCTTTTATGTTAGAGATTCTGATTTCAAATCAGGGACTGTATCTATGGGTAGTGATCTTAGAAAGAAACTTGATATTCGTGTGAAGGGTGATGTAGTGGCACCAGTTTTGTCATTCTCTGCCTGTAACCTCCCTGACAAGCTTCTCCACAACATAGAAGCAGCAGGATATGAAATGCCTACACCTGTCCAGATGCAAGCAATCCCGGCTGCTTTGACGGGAAAAAGCATGCTTGTTTTGGCTGATACAGGATCTGGAAAGTCTGCTTCGTTTCTTATTCCGATAGTTTCTCGTTGTGTGATTCATCGTCGACAATATTTTTCAGGTAAGAAGAAGCCTTTAGCTATGGTGTTAACCCCCACCAGAGAGCTCTGCATACAGGTTGAAGAGCATGCTAAATTGCTTGGAAAGGGGTTACCTTTCAAAACCGCTCTTGTGGTTGGTGGTGATGCCATGGCAGGACAACTCCATCGCATTCAACAAGGGGTGGAATTGATTGTAGGAACCCCGGGAAGGCTGGTTGATCTTTTAATGAAGCATGAGATTGACTTAGATGATGTGATGACTTTTGTTGTGGATGAGGTGGACTGTATGCTGCAAAGGGGCTTTAGAGATCAGGTCATGCAGATATATAGGGCTCTGTCACAACCTCAGGTCTTGATGTATTCTGCAACAATGTCTAACGATTTAGAGAAAATGATTAACACTCTAGCAAAAGGTATGGTGGTTATGTCTATTGGAGAACCTAATACGCCGAATAAGGCTGTGAAGCAGCTAGCTATTTGGGTTGAGTCAAAGCAAAAGAAGCAGAAGCTGTTTGAAATTTTGGCAAGTAAGAAGCATTTTAAGCCACCTGTTGTAGTATATGTTGGCTCCAGACTTGGGGCAGATCTCCTGGCTAATGCAATTACAGTTGCCACAGGAATTAAAGCAGTTTCCATTCATGGGGAGAAGTCTATGaaggaaaggagagaaacaatGCAGTCCTTTTTGGTGGGTGAGGTCCCCGTGGTTGTGGCTACTGGAGTTTTGGGTAGGGGGGTTGATCTACTTGGTGTAAGACAGGTGATTGTATTTGACATGCCTAATAACATTAAGGAGTATGTACATCAGATTGGAAGGGCATCTAGAATGGGGGAGGAAGGTCAAGGCATAGTTTTTGTGAATGAGGAGAATAAGAATGTCTTTGCAGAATTAATTGATGTTCTGAAATCTGGTGGGGCAGCTGTGCCTCGGGAGCTTGCCAATTCACGGTATGCCACAAGAGTTTTCTCTGGTGGCAAGGgttcaaagaagagaaagcatACAGGATGAAGTTTCTTATTACTTGCTTAAATCCAATCTTAATCTTGATGCAGTCAACTTAGAAAATTGCACTAGAAAATACATGTATGTGTTGTACTTTTGAAGGGTAAAACAAATTTTCATACTAAAATATATCACACATTCAAATCTGGAGGTTTTGTGACATCACTCACTATAGATCTTGGTATGCTTTCGGGATTGGTAAAATGTCTCAGCTGTTTTAGCCTATAATCAATAACATTAAAGTTAAGATTGGATAGAAGGATGAGATATAAGTTCTTGGGATTATATTGTCTCTGTTGTTCAAAGCTTGAGAAGAAAAACGGCAAAAAGAGTGGGAGTGGGAGTGGCCTCTTGTCTGTCCTTTCTTGTTAAAGTTGGCTTCAACAATGAAATGTTTTTTGGCAGTGGTCTCGATATATGGCCAGCTCCCTTAGCAGTAAATTATCATAGACTTCAATCTGCACTCACATTCAAAGCAGCATGAATGTAACTATTCTTctctttacattattttttgtctaaCAGATAGGCTTTCAGTTGCAGTTATATTTCCTAGGAGGCAGCACTTTAGAGAGGTGAATTTTGAGAGAAAGAACTCAGAATGAAACAGCTTCGTATTCAAGAGAATGTAGTAGTGCATTGGTTTTGCATGTCATCCATATTATAGTCTCGTATTAGACTTGGAGGAGATCATTTCGCAAGCTACTATTAATTAAGTACAGCTTCCTAGATGCTAATACTTGTGCTCATTAAATGTATATAAACATGAGATATGAGATAGATGAACATACTATTACTCCCTTCGGTCGGTCTTTATTATAAGGTACGATTATctaattaacataaattaagaaatttagttAAATTAGTCAATCATGATATACATTCTTCCAAAGTTTGAGATTTCTGTTAATGATACAGACAACTTGACTAATAATTATCCTCTCAAACAAGTCATACAGTCTCAGTAGTGTTAGAGAAGTTTAGTTTCGAAGTtgacaaaaacaacaaaagtattAAAGTGGGCAAAAAATATCAATGGTGGCAGTTTATGTTGAAGTGAGAGTGTGCAGATGCACTCCCTCACTTTGAGAAAATTATAAGTAAATAACtagagtttttatatttttctcccctttttcatatttttgaacCCATTATCTCCAATTTCCCACTTTGTTGTCAATTATTTTTTGCAGACTAACTTATTTCTTATGTTTCGTTCCTTTTTTTAGCTCTATGGGTAGTGTACTATACACTTTATTTAGCTAGACATTTTATTccatttcataataataataatatttattattatattaatttttttaaaataaattgtcttCTCTAACTAAGGATCGTAGATCCACCaccaaaaatcaatgttaaggTATCCATACTATAATTTACATTTCagcttttaaatattataataactaatgtatgtcatataaatattataataactaatgtatgccatatattcagacttatttatgatattatgtcttatattttcttttagcaTTATCCGgctttattagttttattttgatagtCTGAGTTTTGGATCTATACACATATTGTAGTCCATTAATGgtcaatatcaataaatttatgctTACATATTTGTTAACGTTACATGATCCCAAACAAAATAATACCCAATGTCAATATATTTTGACCTAGAGTTCTTAATGAAAGTTTTTGATAGAATTATGGCGCTAAAAGTGATACACATAATTAGAACTTGAGTATGACTTGTAAAGTAGTTTCATTTCGACTTTTGCTCCATGGATTTTGCGAATAACGGCTACACGCAAACACATTAAATCTCAATGATCTATTGTTAAGGCAATTGGATTTTGCTTTTTGTATATTCACCAAGGCATCTCCAACAAATTTACATATCCATCTCACACCTTTTCTATCTCATTTGTCTTCagagttagtttttttttctttctgaattCCAATAGTATTATAATCAAAATTAGTATTCTAATATATCTTAAAAGATCAATTGaagttaaaacttttaatttacaCCTAACCAAGAATAGGTGTGCAAAATGAGTATCCAAAAGATCATATTCAcaataaagaatttaaagatAAGATTGAAATCATGTACTGCATTAGATCGATCAATAATTATGTGAAGAGGTAATATAATCATATCTCCAAATAGATGTTTAATTGGCTGAGTATCTAGTTTTTGCTACCATCAAACACTTAGAGAATCacaattataaaagtaaaagagtgAAGATATTTAAACATCAGTAGCTCATATTATTTGACTTTTTTGTCTCGaactttaatttattgaaattctAAGCCTCTAACATCTAAAAAGATTCATCATTTGCCTTCATATAGTGTGTTTGTGAAAGCGTTGAAGCAAACGCAACGCAAAAGCAACACCCGGATTGCTTTGGCTTTGTAGTATCGGaatgccaattttttttttccgttgAACATGGTTGCAACGTGTTTCCAATACACAGatataataagaaattaatgATGCGCTTTAACCATATAgcctctttaaaaaaatttctatacCGATAGTCTTTGAAGATTGTTTTTTCTTAAACTAGTCtttgaattgtgttttttaCTCTTAGACCAGTCTATACCATAGTAACTTAATCATTTAAATCTGTTGGCAGTACTCTTTCCCCCATGTCTTTGTGGACACTACACATTTCAGtcaaaaaatgttttatgaagTTTGTCTCGCAAAGGGTCCTAGGCTTGGCAATGGGCAACTTAGAggctagatatatatatatatatatatatatatatatatatatatatatatatatatatatatatatatattttaattttcacctttcaaataaagcttagggatggaaacCTAAACTTGCCAGGCCAAGGtcaattgaaaatcaaaatagtAGCCAGGTTCAAGATTATTTTATACAggcttttcttcttattttcaaaGGAAATAAAAACCTCTTATCCAACCAACAAATTGTTAAATGAATAttattcttttacttttctaccccttttcattataaaaacaGGAGTTACAACTCTTACTTTTctttataaagtaaaaattcaCTAAAGTCGAGTCAATATCCTTCCATGAATAGGTAGTCTCTTCAATTGTATATCATCTATTACAAATAGGTGCAAAAGTTTCCTTGttgtattataaaaagaaaaaatatatatatttgcagtGCAGTCCTAGTCCATACAATTTTTAGTTTCTTCGAAAGGAAAACCTAGATCGTGATCACCTACTTTTATAGACTGTTGCTACAAACTTACAATCCActcaaataatcaatttttttctctccatgTAACAGAAGAAAGTACATGACAACAAGTAGATATGGATCATTTTATGATGTTGAATAACATGATATATGGTCAATTGGTCATCCTAGAgagagacaatttttttttatcaaatataattagtGGGTCCTAAGATAAAAATTGTCTTTTGTCTCTCCAATAGGACCATATCATGTCACTCAACATATTCACAATGAGTAACTTGCACAAACCAATATCTGTTCAAAACCAGCATCTGAAAATACATGACTGATCGAGATAGCTATGACAACTAAATACATAACTGTTAGGAGTTAGGACTTGGGTTGGGTCCCTTGGCAATGCAAGAAAAAAACAGCTAGCATACCCATAACATccagttagtaaaaaaaaaaaaagctttgttATTTCTACTTCCCTGTTCTATTGGCATTTTCACATTAATCAAAATCTTCTTGCATCTATGAGCAAAGAAATATTGCGAAacagataaatataaaatagattatATGGAATTTGTATATTCATTCCATTATACAATCCAATAACCCCAAGCACGATTTAGTGAGTTAGGCATGATATGATCTACAACATCAAAATTTTAGTTAGGATCGAGACTCCATGCAAAAAGGCTATTGAAGTATATACAGATTCTTACTCGAAGAACAAAACGACAATTGAATATATTATGATGCTGCTCATGAATACGACTAAGAAAGCGATaatgacaaaataaataaaaacatgcacGTGTAGAAGGTACTGTTTTTTTCTTGGCATCTAATGCTTCAATTAAATCATAATCCTATTTTTCAGATTATGAAAATATTCATTCTATACACTGCAAAATCATTAGGAATTCAACATCCTATTCCATAATCAGCAGATAAGTTTTGTTTCTTATTCAGTCTCAACTTTAGGAGCAGTTTTCTTCAATGCAAGCTTtcgtttattttgaatttggcAGACAAATTCAAAAGTTATTACACGTAACTTCACATTAGGCTTACGAGTGGTGGCGATAGCAGTCCCTAACCCTGCCCTTCTTAATGCACGAGCTAAACACCTTTCACCAAATTGAAAATGAGAGGGGCATGCAGGAGGAACCATGGACCTCAATATTGGCTTATTACAAAAAGAAGGCCCTGTTGGCAAACTGAATAAAGCCAAGAACTTAGTCAGTGAAGTTGTCTAGCCTATCTAGATATTGGTAAGTattgcaaataaaaaataaaatgtaagaaACATCTTGTGTGTGacaaatatatatgatttaataattaaatgaagGGACAAAGCCCTAATAATTGAACAAAGGAGCATGCCTTTTGAGAAGGAATCTCTTAAATTAATTGCTTATTAAAAGGCAATGATCCatattgaaagaaaatgaataagtCACTGTCTCCGCCTGGTAAAGTATGTATCTTCCTACCCATTCTTATTACTGAGAACTAGAATTCTCATAGCAATTTCTAGTGTTTTCTACAAGTTTTAAGACATCATTCTTTTACAATGGATAATGGTTAGCATTCCTACTCATTCTTATTACTGAGAACTATGAATTCTCAAGATCCTTATTCTAGATGATTGAAACATGAAGGTTTACATTAAATGGAAATAGATAGAGAGATTGATTTACCAGTTGTGGGTATGAAGACTAGTATTCAGTATGGAACAAGTATTCAATAGCTTAAACTAGCAAAATAGGCTACAAAATCAAAGTTTTTACAAGAAAGATCTTCCATATAGAACCTAAAAATGGTAAAGTGCAACATGGTTTATTGTTTAGTAAGTGTTGAAATGAACACTATTTAAGAAGCACACTACTATGGTAACATTCCTGTTAAGTAACATAACATGCCAATCTCTAAAAGACATGTTGATTGGTAAAGTGCAGTGTGCTGAAAACTCAAGAATTTGAatcaaattactcttttaagattAAGACAACAAAATCTGACTGGTTCTGAATCATCATTGAACTTGAAATGGATTCATTCTTTGTAAAACATATGCAACTTTCATTTGACATCATTAGTCACAAGGTTGAACATCTTTTTCTCATAATTAGATTTTGAGCAACAAAATTAAGTAAGCATCACATATTTTCAAACAGGAGGAACCACTCAGTTTTAAATTTTCAGAACCCACAACCTTTACGTTGCATTTTGCATGAAGGTTCTCTTGCTATAACAAAATGGATTCACTGTTGTTATTCTTTTGCGTCATAGACTCAACAAAGTTTTGAGGTGGCCATAAATGGATTAATGTCACAGATAAAGATGAATAGTGAGCCTCAAAAGAGCACAGAGGATGAAACACAAATTACATGGTTgttatttctcttaaaaattcAATTAGAAGAAGCAACACTGACTCTACAATCTATAGTTCTATACACACTgcatcaaattaaaattgaccAAGCTTTTAACATAGGGAACACTATACAGTAAACTGAAGCACAATAAAGTGGACAATTTTCCCACAACCAAACAACCAATtttgagaaacaaagaaaatcacactctttttcttcttctacgaACATAATTAACCCTTGAACCACACTATTCAAGCAAATAACCAAAGCGGTCTATACacttaattgttaaattagtCCTAGTGCATATTTGGTTTCATGTTAGAGAATTGATTCCGAGTCCATAATTGATTTTGGATAAATTTTCACATGTTTGGTTTCTCGTCGGAGAAAAGTTCAATATTGATTCTAAGTTAAAACAACTTTGAGTAGCTTTTGTGGGTGATGGTCACAAtttccttcttccttcttttctcttggCCTCCCTCCCTTCTTTCTCTCAACCTTTTGTCTCTCTTAAGCTCAACTCCAATCCAAAACTCAGACTTTCAATCCTCTTTTCTCAACCAACTCAAGAATATACACTCATGATCTCACAATGAGGAGTACAAGGATAGATAAAACAATGTGAACAATATTTCTAGAAATTTAGTATTTAGAGAGAAAGTACTCTTGATCGAGTCTAAGTGTCCACCCTCACAACTCTatcaatgttttctttcttcctttgagACATTCACCTTACTCAAAAGCAAGTTGAGTTTTACACATgacttgattttataataaaaacatccaaacataaatcacatcacttcaaaatcaatttcaccTATGGTAATTCAAACACACACTTAAACAGTAGATTAGTATTGGAAAAAAATTGCAAGACAGGACTAACATttcggataaaaaaaataggacaaCAAACTGACAAAGtgtaattttcattattcaCTTCGCAGTATCTTCCAGTTTCACTTCAACAAGCACAAACctattttcaattatcaattatcaattttcaattttttttaaaaaaaaaactcacttttTGGCAACGGCTTTGCATCCCCGGTAAAGCTTCTGCTTGGAATCGCCCAATATATGAGTGTGAC from Glycine soja cultivar W05 chromosome 16, ASM419377v2, whole genome shotgun sequence harbors:
- the LOC114389181 gene encoding DEAD-box ATP-dependent RNA helicase 41-like isoform X2 translates to MGSDLRKKLDIRVKGDVVAPVLSFSACNLPDKLLHNIEAAGYEMPTPVQMQAIPAALTGKSMLVLADTGSGKSASFLIPIVSRCVIHRRQYFSGKKKPLAMVLTPTRELCIQVEEHAKLLGKGLPFKTALVVGGDAMAGQLHRIQQGVELIVGTPGRLVDLLMKHEIDLDDVMTFVVDEVDCMLQRGFRDQVMQIYRALSQPQVLMYSATMSNDLEKMINTLAKGMVVMSIGEPNTPNKAVKQLAIWVESKQKKQKLFEILASKKHFKPPVVVYVGSRLGADLLANAITVATGIKAVSIHGEKSMKERRETMQSFLVGEVPVVVATGVLGRGVDLLGVRQVIVFDMPNNIKEYVHQIGRASRMGEEGQGIVFVNEENKNVFAELIDVLKSGGAAVPRELANSRYATRVFSGGKGSKKRKHTG
- the LOC114389181 gene encoding DEAD-box ATP-dependent RNA helicase 41-like isoform X1, encoding MTDSDANHNDPSLDTDAEAPNDVEDDVKLRSRDQRLALPGEPKCIICGRYGEYICDETDDDVCSLECKQALLCRIAKSLSPPPKTIPAADECFYVRDSDFKSGTVSMGSDLRKKLDIRVKGDVVAPVLSFSACNLPDKLLHNIEAAGYEMPTPVQMQAIPAALTGKSMLVLADTGSGKSASFLIPIVSRCVIHRRQYFSGKKKPLAMVLTPTRELCIQVEEHAKLLGKGLPFKTALVVGGDAMAGQLHRIQQGVELIVGTPGRLVDLLMKHEIDLDDVMTFVVDEVDCMLQRGFRDQVMQIYRALSQPQVLMYSATMSNDLEKMINTLAKGMVVMSIGEPNTPNKAVKQLAIWVESKQKKQKLFEILASKKHFKPPVVVYVGSRLGADLLANAITVATGIKAVSIHGEKSMKERRETMQSFLVGEVPVVVATGVLGRGVDLLGVRQVIVFDMPNNIKEYVHQIGRASRMGEEGQGIVFVNEENKNVFAELIDVLKSGGAAVPRELANSRYATRVFSGGKGSKKRKHTG